From the Stigmatopora argus isolate UIUO_Sarg chromosome 12, RoL_Sarg_1.0, whole genome shotgun sequence genome, the window acgtccatcgtcgTTAATCGCATGCGATAAATTAAATGCGATACGAAAATAAATTTGAGTGGTGGCCAGTATATATTTCtgcttttagtcattttttaaataataacctTCTATGCAGTCACACAGTCGGATTTTTGGTTGCCATGGACGGCGATGGCAGTAAAAGATGATCGTGACGAATGAGCGACCGATTGCTTCGGGCGTCGAAGCACCTGTTGGCGTGGCGGGTTGCGCACATTGTCTGACTTTTTCAAGCGCGACAGCTTCATCGGCGAGACGCGAGACGCGCGACGAGGGCGTCGTTTAGGACGCGACGTGTTGCATTTGCCGCAAGTGGCCTTCTTCCCACGGCCACCGCCCTCGCCTACTCATTTTGCGCACGCGCACTGCCCCCCTCTATTGACACCTTTCTTTGAGTTGGGGGCCCTCCTCAATAGACGGAACACTCGAGGGACAGAGTAAATGCGGTCGGGTGGTCGTAACATCGGCcggtcgctcgctcgctcgttcgGCCGGTCGGTCGGCATGCACCGGGGAGCGTTCATTTGTCGCGCGGGGCGGGGCTACCGCTGCGCTTTTGTTCGCCCACCAGTTGTCCCAATTGAAAAAGACGCCTCGACCACTCGTGTTTATGGTGCTTTTCCCCACTTACCGCTTAATAAATGGCGGCGTGCGGCTGAGTGGATGCGGGCAGGGGGCCGAGGCCGAGCACAGACCGAGTAAAGGCCGGGCCGGGTGCAACATGTGGGGCGTCAAGACGAGATAGATAGGGAGCGTAATTCGCCGGCCATCGAATTGGAACGCGGCCGACTGTCAACAACAATAAAGGCGACCACAAACGATTCTATTTTCAAAACTCAATTGATCAGCAAATCTTTCTGGTTAATTTAAGGTTTGCCCACTTCAATATGTGTCTTTTAGTCCAGTACCACTTAAAATTTCCAGGTCCTGACAGTTTTTCTGACACTTTTACATATTTTCACCTCCAAAGACAGTAAAAATCGACATCAATGAAATGCAATAATAATCAACTAAATGCATTCACTTCAGTAAGATGAATGTGGAAATGTTCATTCATATGTACTGTCGCTTATTCCGCTTTCTATTTATAATAATCTCAGAAAATTTCTAATAACACGAGCAGAATGACTTTTGACAGCCTCGTCCAAACTAATAGGgcacatattaaaaaataaactgattATAATCGTCGCCATAGAGCTATCACAAACACGAGCGAAAATTATCAAAAACCCATGATTAATTTTAGATTAATTCACTTTTTCACCGTACTTCATTTTTACTGTATATACATCttgtgtgtgcactttatggcaaagctttaaatctaattgtacttgtataatgacaataaaggcattccatTCAATCAATTTAGGACGTTAATTGCAATAGAAATATTTTAgtggcaaaatatattttggaaatAACCGAGTGATTGCAATAAActccttcactgccattgacgggggtGCATGTCATTTTTCGCTTGTTCTTTCAATGATTTCTCACGCAAAAGATTATGTTTGGTACTCACCGAGCAGTCTTCGTCCAAGTCTACTTCCATTTCCAGCAATCGAACGGATCCAATGGTCGAACACAGCTCGAACCACAACCGAGTCCCATTAGTCCATTAGCACTGCAGCACCAAATTGTCCGTCCAAGAAAATAGCAGTCCACTCCGAGACGTCTCAGTGAAAGAATTTCCTCAGAACGTCCACACTTGGCTTGACGAAAAGAGAAATATCCCAAGTCCACAAAGCTAGACGGTCGTTCGTCATTCCGTCTTGCCTAATTCTTCTCGGCTAGCATGTTTGCTAGCGATAGCCTGCGCCGTATTCGCACGCCCTCGGCTCTTTACTTTGTCGAATAAAAGGTGGCAGATAATCTTACAGCGTTACTAAAAATGCACCTGTTTTATGAGACAGTTGTTGACGTGTGTGGCAAATCTTGCAAATGTTTTCAGTGGGCTAATCGTTAGCTTGGAGCGAAAAAAAGAACTCGCTTGTTTGGCTTTCGGCTAGGTTAGCTGTTTGCTATGCACTTCCGATGCGCAAATGCGACAATCGTGACGCACGTGACGTTACACCTGTGTGATTCCTCTTGCGCATGCGTACTTGCGTACCAAAGAGACACTTCGTCAAATCCGTTTCAACCCTATTTCGCTGCTGCTGCCGGCGATAGACGATCAattccagtttgactgggagggctggcagcgactGAATTCACTGGATGACTCCggttaactctttcactgccattgacagttatagacatgCAGTTCAAATGCAGTCAAACCTGATTGCGATCAATTGCACCTATTGCGTTCATTTTCTAAATATAGGCAAGGttcataaataaaatgaaaatatataaaataaataatgaatcatATTAAAACAGCTAAAATCACTATAACAGACTCTCAGCCCAAGTCaacctggattggacgtctactgccgtcaaAGGTAGGCCATGAATTAGGTATACTACGTGCAAGGTTCATAACAAATTAAATGAATCGAATTAAAAGGTCTAAAAGCAGAAATACACAATCCAAGACCCCACAGTCaacctggattggacgtctatcgccgtcaatggcatcccaTGAGTGGACTCACAGTGCAAGCAAGGTTGAAAGGCGATCATTTTAATGCAATgtgggcaaacaaaaaaaatcaaacaaaaaagtcAGTCGTCGTCGCTGGAGGGCCTCGGCATGCGGGGGGGTTAGTGGGCGTGTCTGTCTCTTGCCTGGTGCGCTTCGCGGACAGAGCCCTGATTGGCTGGCGCTCTAGGCGAGCGGCACGCGACCGCGAATGTCGCTATAAAGTCTCCTTCGTGCACCCAAAAATAAAGTGGACGCCGGCCGGCCGAGTCAAGGACATACTTACGGactgacggacggacggacggacggcgtcaGGAGAATGGACGGCGTGTTGGACCCCTTCTCGGCGCTCGACTCCTTCTCCTCGCCGCCATACTTCCACGACGATGACGACTTTTTCCCCGAGCGGTGCTCGCGGGACGCCGACCTGTTGGACGACGACTCGGATTTCTTCGGCGGACACTTGGCGGACTATTACGGCGAGGAGAGCGCGGCCGGGGGCGACTTGTCCTTGTCCCTGTCgtcggcggaggaggagggcTCTCCcggtggcggtggtggcggctATGCCGGGGGCGGGCCGCTGCTCAAGAGGCGGCGGAGGATGAGGTCGGACacggaaatgcagcagctgaggcAGGCAGCCAACATCCGGGAGCGACGACGCATGCAGTCCATCAACGACGCCTTCGAGGGTCTGCGCTCGCACATCCCCACGTTGCCTTACGAGAAGCGGTTGTCCAAAGTGGACACGCTGCGCCTGGCCATCGGCTACATCAACTTTCTGGCCGAACTGGTGCAGTCGGACGTGCCGATTCGGAGCGCCGGCGGCGAGGCGCATGCGCAGCCCAAGAAAGTCATCATCTGCCACAGGGGGACAAGTAAGTTACGGCGGTGCGTTCGAGAGAAAGTTTTCGTTTCGCTCGTCCGTCCCTTCGTCTGCCTTTTACTCACCGCGCTTCTTTGGTCTGTTCCTTCAGGGTCCCCCTCGCCCAGCGACCCGGACTTCGGCCTGCCCCCCCTGGCTGGTCACTCCTTGTCCTGGTCGGACGAGAAGCAACTGAGAGAGCAAAACATCATCCGGACGGCCAAGGTGTGGACCCCGGAGGACCCCCGGAAGGCACACGGCAAGTCGCTCCTGACGAACATCGAGAACGAGCCTCCCTTCGGCCTGCTGGCCTCCTAAAGCAAGCGAGCAACCAACAAACTGACTCTtattttgttcttcttttttgtACATACTGCAAACAACATTACCTCACTTTATTTTTGGGGCTTCGACTCAGGCTACTGGCAATCACCTATTTAACCTTTGTAATAATATATCTTGTAATTTAATGGCAAAAGAATgagctatttattttttatacctgTGATTATTTTTCTATCCACAATAAATGCAAGCGAACGAAGTGTGTTTTGACACGTTGACTCCAACATTTTTGGGGGCCTCGAGACTTCCGTTTCAAagagcaaaatgaatgaaatgtttgcATTTGAATAAACTTTAGCTCAAGGGCCTTttggacaaataacaacagtGGAAAGCAACACGTTTTGCCACATTTTGAGGGACTAGTTCCAGTCATGAACCCCGTCTTGAATCCATAAAGACTCGTCTACGCAGACATTACATTTTGGGCTGAGAGAAATGAAAATATAGCTAACATACAGATGTAAAATAGAAGACATGAAACTGAGTTCAACCTTTCAATCCATGAataagacgtccaattcatttcaactggtgGGAATGGCCAGGAATGCTCATCTTTTGCTGCCTTTGACAGCGCAACACGTCCAACCTATTCGGGCAAATGAACAAGTTACTAATAAGATAACATTAAAACAATCCATAACAAAGGGCAAATTTACTCAGAAAACGTTAACATTGTGAATCAAAAAGGATTTGGACGTCAATATGGAATTCATTCGTTCATAAGTGCATTTCTTCAAAAGGAAATCCATCaaataacatgaaaataaaagaataaaatatataataataataaaaagaccaAATTTGTTCAACAAACGTTCATACCATGAGTgaaaaggaattggacgtctaacatcGTCACCATAGCAGTTAATAATGCCAAGTAGGGCTTCGCTCATAATTGtacttcattaaaaaatattaatggtCAATAAAAAAGCCAAATGAGTGTGGctgaaaaaggattggacgcctaaTGCCGTTGAAATAGATTCCTGTTGGACTACCCCCATGTCAATGAGCaaataaatggcaaaaaaaatgaaatttccatTACTATTTGGGTGGGTTTTCAATTACTGGAATGCTATccattttctttgcatttcattcatttccacatGTAGATTTCTTAAATAAAACTCAAATAATGCAggtggaatggaatggaatgcctTTTTGTCTTCATACAAGTACAAAGAGATTGAAAGCTTcataaataacaaaatttatatgaaaaaaaatgaagtgaggtaacAAAAAAGGGACCGAAGTGGTGAGCATCAGGTGATCAAGGTAGCTAGCACTGGCGTTTTAGTGCAAAATTGCTAACCATGTTGCAAAAGTATGTCTaagccctttttaaaaacaaaaacaaaatctttTGCAGACCCCCTCAACCCCATAAAAACTGTTTAACCAATGGGAACGATGGCCACTTTAGGATGCAATCTCCATGCTGCGCACTCGAGGCGCACGGCCGCCTTGGACGTGGCCGGGCGTCGGTCCATACGAAAACGTCCCAGACGACGTATTGTTTTTGGCAAAGGCTTCGACGTGGTCTTAAATCTCGACGCGACGTGACCTTTGAGCATCTAATGAAGAAACGGACGCTCTCGTCTGGTCTCGTCTCGGAGGAAGCACCTGCGCGCATTGCCTGCTTCGCACTTTTTCctttctcccccctctctccccctttttctttctttctttctttctttctttcttgggCGTCTTTGCAAAGCACGGAGAGCAGCTGCCTAAAAACAAGCAAGAGAGTCTTGGAAACGGGTTGGCACAGTTTTCCGCGTCTTTAATCTTCCATTAGCCTTTGTGCGCCGCACAATATggcaactgtaaaaaaaaacacagccgGAGCTTGGGctccaataaaaaaaagccagCTCTGCGCGCGCATGCGCCTGCGCGTCTTTGGCCAATTAGGAGGCGAGTctgggcttttttttgttttgttttaggagCGGCTTCGGTAAAGACAATTACATTTTATAGTGCGACGTCTTTCTTTTGCGGACTCAAGGGGAGAAGGATCGGGTGTGTCGAGTGCGCACGCGCGCGCATGGCTTGGTTGGCCTGCCGGTGGTTCGTCGCCTGGCGTCTCACGTCACCTGGCGCTCTCTCCGTCCGTTCGTCATTGTCCTCGGGGCCTGTTTTGTGTCATATTTTGACGGGTCGAGCTGGCAGATGCCGCGATTGTCGCCTGGAGCTCCTCGAGAGTGAAAAGGGAGGAGCGAGCAAGAcatcttcctcttcatcttcacGCCAACATAAGAAAGAGACcctaaagagagagagagcccccccaccccctcctcgAACGGACTTCAACCTGCTCCGTTTCAGCCTTTGTCCGCCACGTGAATAATTCATGGTAATAGGGACAGGTTTGTATACTTTGAATGCGGCGAGCACAGGTGCGCGCCGCATGGCGTGAATGGGCGAGGGTGCGAGCGAGCGACTCCGGGTTTTGGgttttatcttcttttttttcctgttgttttttttttgctgccaaAGCTCGAGGGCTCTTGTCCCGGG encodes:
- the ptf1a gene encoding pancreas transcription factor 1 subunit alpha, with amino-acid sequence MDGVLDPFSALDSFSSPPYFHDDDDFFPERCSRDADLLDDDSDFFGGHLADYYGEESAAGGDLSLSLSSAEEEGSPGGGGGGYAGGGPLLKRRRRMRSDTEMQQLRQAANIRERRRMQSINDAFEGLRSHIPTLPYEKRLSKVDTLRLAIGYINFLAELVQSDVPIRSAGGEAHAQPKKVIICHRGTRSPSPSDPDFGLPPLAGHSLSWSDEKQLREQNIIRTAKVWTPEDPRKAHGKSLLTNIENEPPFGLLAS